The genomic interval GAGATGGGCTCATTGTCAAAGAAAGAGCTCCGGATTTTATATATCTGCCCTTTGAAGTTGCAGGTTTATGCTTATTAATCTCTTTTATAAAAGTTGTCAAATTATTACAAATTTGCTCTTTTGAAAAACTGACTTTTCCAATTCCTGCGTTTATGTTTCCTTGTTTATCGACACGGAAATTTACTTGACCACTTTTTGCATTCTTTACAGCATTTGTGATATCCATTGTAACAGTATCTGTTTTTGGGTTCGGCATAATACCTTTTGGTCCTAAAATTCTACCTACTTTACCGACTAAACCCATTAAATTAGGAGTTGCAATTAAAACGTCAAAATTTATATTACCTTTTTGAATTTCTTCAATTAACTCTTCGCTTCCTACAATATCCGCTCCGGCATTTTTTGCTTCATCGGCTTTTGCGTCTTTTGCAATAACCGCTACTCTAACTTTTTTACCGGTTCCGGCAGGTAAAACAACAGAACCTCTAACCATTTGATCCGCATATTTCGGATCAACATTTAATTTGAGTGAAATTTCAACAGTTTCATCAAATTTTGCAGAAGCTAAAGTTTTTACAGTTTCAACAGCTTCGTTTATGTTATAAATTTTAGAATCATCAACTTTTTTTAAAAGTTCATTAAATCTTTTTGAATTTTTTGCCATTATTTTTCCTCGCAATTAAAGTGCTTCCGCCATTTTAACCCAGGCGGTAAAGGGCTATTCTACGGTAATTCCCATAGATCTTGCAGATCCAGCTATAATTCTGGCAGCTTGTTCTTTATCTTTTGTATTTAAATCTGCCATTTTTTTCTCTACAATCTCTAAAACTTGTGCTTTGGTAAGTTTTCCGACCTTATTTTTAAGCGGATTATCCGAACCTTTTTGAACTCCTGCTGTTTTCTTTATTAAATCAGTTGCAGGCGGTTGTTTTGTAATAAATGTAAAACTTCTGTCGGCATAAACTGTAATAATTACAGGAATATTAAATCCCTCCATACCTTTTGTTTTTTCGTTAAAAGCTTTACAAAATTCCATAATATTTACACCTTTTTGACCCAACGCAGGACCAACCGGTGGACTTGGATTCGCCTTTGTCGCGGCGATTTGAAGTTTTATTTCGCCTATAACTTTTTTAGCCATAATCCCTTCTCCTTAACTATCAAACTATTTTTTCAACTTGTGAATATAAAATTTCAACGGGCGTACTTCTACCGAAAATAGACACATTCAAGCGAAGTTTGCCATGAAGCATATCATACTCTTCAACAATTCCGTTAAAATTTGCAAAAGGACCATCTATAATCCTCACCGTTTCGCCTTGTTCAAAATAAATTTTTGGTTTCGGCGCATCTTTCTTATTTACTTTTTCCAAAATTAAATTTATATCTTTTTCAGATAACGGCGAAGGTCTTTTTGCTTCACCTATAAATCTACTTACTTTCGGTAACATTTGAATTCTATGCCACAAAGCGGTATCCAGATCCAAATTTGCGAAACAATATCCAGGATAAAGACTTCTTGATCTTATAGTCTCTTTTTGATTTTTTATTTCAATAATATCTTCGGTAGGAACCAAAATTTCGCCTATTTGTTCTTCCAAACCTAAATCTGTAGCCATAGACTCTATAGCTCTTTTTACAGCCATCTCGCTACCGGCGTAAGTTTGTATAGCGTACCATTTAAGTGCCATTTCAAACCTTTACACTACACTCGAAACAAAAAAAGACATCATAAGATCAACTAGTGCTAAAAATAGAGATATAACGGCAACTACAATAAAAACCGTTATATATGCATTTTTGGTTTGACCTTTAGTAGGAAATACTACTTTATCTAATTCCGTTTTCGATTGTATATAATATTCTTTAACTTTTCCCATTTATAAACCTTTTATGGCAGGGCAAGAGGGATTCGAACCCCCAACCATCGGATTTGGAATCCGGCGCTCTACCGTTGGAGCTATTGCCCTAAACTGGTATTGACCTCTATTTTAATTTTATTTCTTTATGAACCGTATGTTTTTTAAGTCTTGGACAATATTTTTTTAGTTCAATTTTATTTGCAGTATTTTTATTATTTTTATAAGTAGTATAATTTATATCACCACATTCTGAACATTTTAAACCAATTTTAACTCTATTTGCATTTTTTGCCATAATTTTTCCTTAAAATTTTTTGGGGGAAAATTTCCCCCAATTTATAAATTAACCTAAAATTTTAGAAACAACACCTGAACCGACTGTGTGTCCACCTTCACGAATCGCAAATCTTGTTCCTTGTTCCAAAGCGATTGGGTGAATAAGCTCAACAGTAATTTTTACATTATCACCTGGCATAACCATTTCTGTACCTTCAGGCAATTGAATAGATCCTGTAACGTCTGTTGTTCTAACATAGAATTGTGGTCTATAGTTATTGAAAAATGGAGTATGACGTCCACCTTCTTCTTTTGTCAAAATATAAACTTCAGCTTCAAATTTTGTGTGAGGTGTAATTGATTTAGGTTTAGCCAAAACCATACCACGCTCAACATCTTCTTTTGCAGTTCCGCGAAGCAATACACCGACATTATCACCGGCTTCACCTTCATCAAGCTCTTTTCTAAACATCTCAACACCTGTAACAGTTGTTGTTTGAGTAGGTTTAATACCTACTAATTCTACCGTATCACCTACTTTTACTATACCTTTTTCAACTCTACCTGTTACAACTGTACCACGGCCTGAAATTGAGAAAATATCTTCAATAGGCATCAAGAAATCTTTATCAGTATCTCTTTTTGGTGTTGGAATATAACTATCAACAGCATCCATAAGCTCCATGATTTTAGCAGACCATTCTCCGTCACCACCAGCTTTTGCTTCTTCAAGCGCTTTAAGAGCTGAACCTTTTATAATAGGAATTTCATCTCCAGGAAATCCGTATTCTTTTAAAAGATCTTTTACTTCTTCTTCTACAAGCTCAATAAGTTCAGGATCATCAACCATATCTGTTTTATTTAAGAAAACAACGATATAAGGAACACCAACTTGACGAGCAAGCAAAATGTGCTCCCTAGTTTGTGCCATAGGACCATCTGTTGAAGCGATAACTAGAATAGCACCATCCATTTGAGCTGCACCTGTAATCATATTTTTTACATAATCGGCGTGGCCCGGGCAGTCAACGTGTGCATAGTGACGCTTTTCAGTTTCATACTCGATATGAGAAGTTGCAATAGTGATACCACGCTCTTTTTCTTCAGGAGCATTATCAATATTACTATAGTCTTTAAGCTCAGCAAGACCTTTGCGTGATAAAACAGCAGAAATAGCAGCTGTCAAAGTAGTTTTACCATGGTCAACGTGACCTATAGTACCGATATTTACATGTGGCTTAGTTCGATTGTATTTTTCTTTTGCCATAATCTTCCTCCGTAAATGAAAATTTTACTTACACTAAAAAAATTTGCGTCTTGAACGTAGCTTAAAATTCATGGAGCTCATAGCGGGACTTGAACCCGCGACCTCTTCCTTACCAAGGAAGTGCTCTACCTCTGAGCCATATGAGCGCAAAAAAACGCTCGGCAACGAGAAGAACGCCACTATCAAAAACACAAACGACTTTATTTGAAAACTATAAGTAAACTGTATAAAAACAGCTCCCAGTATAGAATCAAATGGAGCGGGAAACGGGACTCGGACCCGCGACCCTCAGCTTGGAAGGCTGATGCTCTAGCCAACTGAGCTACTCCCGCAAAACTATCAGTGGTGGTGAGACGTGGATTCGAACCACGGTAGGCAAAGCCAGCAGATTTACAGTCTGCCCTCGTTGGCCACTTGAGTATCTCACCCCTTAAAATCTGGTCAAACACTGTTAAATAAAAAAAATGGAGCTGGTGAACGGACTTGAACCGCCGACCCACTGCTTACAAGGCAGTAGCTCTACCAACTGAGCTACACCAGCAACGTGAATTAAATTGAAATTGTGATTATATCTTAAAAAAAAAACAATGTCAATAAAAATTATCTTAAATTTAAGCCATTTTATAAACATTGCATATAATATAAACAAATGCGATGCATAAAAAACAATTTAAAAGCAATAAAATTTTATCTGTATTAAATAAAATTTTTTAAAATAATTGTATTTACCACTCAATATAGGTTTTCGCTTTTTTTATTTCATTAAAATTTACTGAAATTTCATTATTTTCTGCAGTTTTTAATTTTAAAATTTCATCTTTAAAAGATAAAATTTCGCCGCTTATTTTTTCGCCATTTTTTAGCGTAATTTTCACCAACTCACCCAATGAATTTTCAAAATTTGACGGTGTAGTTAATTTGCGCTCAAGTCCAGGTGAACTAACTTCAAGCGTAAAAGCTCCACTTGTTGGAGGCTCAACATCCAAAATCGGAGAAAGCAAACGAGAAAGAGCTTCACAATCATCCAAATTGACTCCATTTTTTTTTGTGATATATACACGGTAAATTTGACGCGAATTTTCGCTTATAAGCTCATCAGCGTAAAATTTTACGCCGCACTCGGAACAAAGTGCATTTAAATCAATCATTTTTTAACTCCTTTTCGACTTTGGAAAAAAGTTCATCCATACGATTTTGATGTTCCAAACTATCATCAAATTTAAAATGAAAATTTGGTGCTCTAAACCAACCAAACTCACAAACACAATAGTTTTGAAGAATTTTTGAAACCTTTTTTAAATGAGTTAGCACATATTCCTGCTCGCGTTCATCAAGCGCCATTTTATCAAGATATACAAATGCGTCATATCTTCCTTTTTTGCAATCCACATCCGTGACGCAAAGCCCTTTTAACATAGTATCATCCAAGCTGGCAAAAGCTTCAGGCAATATCTCTTTTAGTGCACTTTCTGTTCTTAATCGTTTTATTTCGGCTGCATTCATAAACTGGCTATTTCCTCTTTTTCTTTAAAGCTTTCTATAAAATCGCCAACTTGCATATCATTATATCCTTCGATTCCAACACCGCATTCAAAACCTTTTGCGACTTCTTTTACATCATCTTTAAAACGTTTAAGTGAGCTTACGTTACCTTCAAATTTTATAACACCTTCACGTATTACGCGAATTTTAGCACCTCTTTGTATAGAGCCGTCAGTTACCATACAACCTGCGATTTGTCCTATTTTAGGAACATTTATAACTTGACGAATTTCGGCTTGACCGATTTCAATTTCACTTATAATAGGGCTCATCAAACCGCCTAAAACCGCTTTTACATCGTCAATTAAATTATAAATTACATTATAAGTTTTTATATTTACACCGCGTTCTTTTGCAAGTTCTTTGACTTCGCCGGTCGGACGAATATTAAAGCCTAATATTATGCAGTTTTCACTTGCACTTGCAAGTCCGACGTCGTTTTGTGTGATGCCGCCGACACCGCTATGTATGATATCAACTCTAACCTCATCATTTCGAAGTTTTTCAAGACTTGATTTAACGGCTTCAAGTG from Campylobacter hominis ATCC BAA-381 carries:
- the rplA gene encoding 50S ribosomal protein L1 yields the protein MAKNSKRFNELLKKVDDSKIYNINEAVETVKTLASAKFDETVEISLKLNVDPKYADQMVRGSVVLPAGTGKKVRVAVIAKDAKADEAKNAGADIVGSEELIEEIQKGNINFDVLIATPNLMGLVGKVGRILGPKGIMPNPKTDTVTMDITNAVKNAKSGQVNFRVDKQGNINAGIGKVSFSKEQICNNLTTFIKEINKHKPATSKGRYIKSGALSLTMSPSLSLDTQELLDLK
- the rplK gene encoding 50S ribosomal protein L11 translates to MAKKVIGEIKLQIAATKANPSPPVGPALGQKGVNIMEFCKAFNEKTKGMEGFNIPVIITVYADRSFTFITKQPPATDLIKKTAGVQKGSDNPLKNKVGKLTKAQVLEIVEKKMADLNTKDKEQAARIIAGSARSMGITVE
- the nusG gene encoding transcription termination/antitermination protein NusG, with protein sequence MALKWYAIQTYAGSEMAVKRAIESMATDLGLEEQIGEILVPTEDIIEIKNQKETIRSRSLYPGYCFANLDLDTALWHRIQMLPKVSRFIGEAKRPSPLSEKDINLILEKVNKKDAPKPKIYFEQGETVRIIDGPFANFNGIVEEYDMLHGKLRLNVSIFGRSTPVEILYSQVEKIV
- the secE gene encoding preprotein translocase subunit SecE, which codes for MGKVKEYYIQSKTELDKVVFPTKGQTKNAYITVFIVVAVISLFLALVDLMMSFFVSSVV
- the rpmG gene encoding 50S ribosomal protein L33; its protein translation is MAKNANRVKIGLKCSECGDINYTTYKNNKNTANKIELKKYCPRLKKHTVHKEIKLK
- the tuf gene encoding elongation factor Tu; its protein translation is MAKEKYNRTKPHVNIGTIGHVDHGKTTLTAAISAVLSRKGLAELKDYSNIDNAPEEKERGITIATSHIEYETEKRHYAHVDCPGHADYVKNMITGAAQMDGAILVIASTDGPMAQTREHILLARQVGVPYIVVFLNKTDMVDDPELIELVEEEVKDLLKEYGFPGDEIPIIKGSALKALEEAKAGGDGEWSAKIMELMDAVDSYIPTPKRDTDKDFLMPIEDIFSISGRGTVVTGRVEKGIVKVGDTVELVGIKPTQTTTVTGVEMFRKELDEGEAGDNVGVLLRGTAKEDVERGMVLAKPKSITPHTKFEAEVYILTKEEGGRHTPFFNNYRPQFYVRTTDVTGSIQLPEGTEMVMPGDNVKITVELIHPIALEQGTRFAIREGGHTVGSGVVSKILG
- the rimP gene encoding ribosome maturation factor RimP, encoding MDLNALCSECGVKFYADELISENSRQIYRVYITKKNGVNLDDCEALSRLLSPILDVEPPTSGAFTLEVSSPGLERKLTTPSNFENSLGELVKITLKNGEKISGEILSFKDEILKLKTAENNEISVNFNEIKKAKTYIEW
- the rbfA gene encoding 30S ribosome-binding factor RbfA — protein: MNAAEIKRLRTESALKEILPEAFASLDDTMLKGLCVTDVDCKKGRYDAFVYLDKMALDEREQEYVLTHLKKVSKILQNYCVCEFGWFRAPNFHFKFDDSLEHQNRMDELFSKVEKELKND